From a region of the Cyprinus carpio isolate SPL01 chromosome B21, ASM1834038v1, whole genome shotgun sequence genome:
- the LOC109059765 gene encoding liver-expressed antimicrobial peptide 2-like: MMPVTQRLLVLTALLSLLLALQVQTAPIDTEWATGLIHRAKRSLLWRWNTLKPVGSGCRDHYECGTNYCRKHTCSFYKAQQA; the protein is encoded by the exons ATGATGCCAGTGACCCAGCGTCTGCTCGTCCTGACCGCTCTGCTGTCTCTGCTGCTGGCCTTACAG gtCCAGACGGCACCCATAGACACTGAATGGGCGACCGGACTCATCCATCGGGCCAAGCGCTCGTTACTCTGGCGATGGAACACTCTGAAACCCGTGGGTTCTGGATGCAGAGATCATTATGAGTGCGGAACCAACTACTGCAG GAAACACACGTGCTCCTTCTATAAAGCTCAACAGGCCTGA